The following proteins are encoded in a genomic region of Ostrea edulis chromosome 7, xbOstEdul1.1, whole genome shotgun sequence:
- the LOC125654607 gene encoding metalloproteinase inhibitor 3-like, protein MTKLVIFCEVFLALLVYSEACLCPSQHPQTKFCNSEFVVQAKVFSRQTFNREGNVVYTVKILKDFKNDTRQYSKTQKIYTSASSCGSDFELNEEYIISGTINGQKWKTSKCSWNTKTSFLTKYQNTALNHGIYKNSCSCKAGYFLNEMKLNFNFTDKL, encoded by the exons ATGACAAAACTGGTGATTTTCTGTGAAGTGTTTCTTGCGTTGCTGGTCTATTCTGAAGCCTGTTTATGTCCGTCTCAACACCCACAAACAAAATTCTGTAACTCGGAGTTTG TGGTCCAAGCCAAAGTCTTTAGTCGACAAACGTTCAACAGAGAAGGCAACGTAGTTTATACCGTGAAGATACTGAAGGATTTCAAG AATGACACTCGACAAtattccaaaacacagaaaatatacaCCAGTGCTTCTAGTTGTGGATCAGACTTCGAATTAAATGAAGAATACATTATATCTG GTACCATTAACggacaaaaatggaaaaccaGCAAGTGTTCTTGGAATACTAAAACATCTTTTCTCACCAAATACCAAAACACCGCTTTGAATCATGGTATCTATAAGAACAGTTGCAGTTGTAAGGCAGGttattttctaaatgaaatGAAGCTGAACTTCAATTTCACAGATAAACTTTGA
- the LOC125655903 gene encoding metalloproteinase inhibitor 3-like, with the protein MTNLVIFCVAFVAFLTYSEACTCLSQHPQTQFCNSQFVVKAKVIRRETVNRGREVVYSVRILKDFKGDGTRYSNTQKIYTSTSSASCGSYFELQKEYIISGSINGQKWNTGLCSWNTRTSFLTQYQRIALDLDIYKNSCNCKIVECGFGGSQCPQATGVSCVIPSRSDVNCWYQNNSCNLSPYGCAWHSPACA; encoded by the exons ATGACAAACCTGGTGATTTTCTGTGTAGCTTTTGTCGCATTTCTGACTTATTCTGAAGCCTGTACATGTCTGTCTCAACACCCACAAACCCAATTCTGTAACTCGCAGTTCG TGGTTAAAGCTAAAGTCATTCGTCGGGAAACTGTTAACCGAGGACGAGAAGTTGTTTATAGTGTGAGGATTCTGAAGGATTTCAAG GGTGACGGAACACGCTATTCCAATACACAGAAAATATATACCAGCACTTCATCTGCTAGTTGTGGATCATATTTCGAATTACAAAAAGAATACATCATATCTG GTTCTATTAATGGACAAAAATGGAATACAGGCCTTTGTTCCTGGAATACAAGGACATCTTTTCTCACCCAATACCAAAGAATTGCTTTGGATCTTGATATCTATAAGAATAGTTGCAACTGCAAG ATTGTAGAATGTGGTTTTGGCGGAAGTCAATGTCCACAAGCAACGGGAGTGTCGTGCGTGATTCCATCCAGATCTGACGTGAACTGTTGGTATCAGAATAATTCTTGCAACCTCTCTCCATATGGATGTGCCTGGCATTCCCCTGCATGCGCTTAA